From one Passer domesticus isolate bPasDom1 chromosome 15, bPasDom1.hap1, whole genome shotgun sequence genomic stretch:
- the TMEM184A gene encoding transmembrane protein 184A, with protein sequence MSNATRAVPSPVAPGTPGPGTAARLASAPPFSAVALLTAAHNNSQESQQLFLTTTAAQAISGIFVWSALIVTFHQIYTHLRNYTIPKEQRYIIRILFIVPVYAFDSWLSLLLLGSHQYYVYFDSVRDCYEAFVIYSFLSLCFEYLGGESTIMTEIRGKPIASSCFYGTCCLQGMSYSIGFLRFCKQATLQFCIVKPLMAIVTIILQAFGKYHDGDFNVHSGYLYITIIYNFSVSLALYALFLFYFATMDLLRPFEPVLKFITIKAVIFLSFWQGTLLAILEKCGVIPEVQIIDGKEVGAGTVAAGYQNFIICIEMFFASIALRYAFTCHVYREKKENSTANLAPMQSISSGLKETISPQDIVQDAIHNFSPAYQQYTQQSMQEAERKPPGENGHVASKIDGQSSRKSKNIEKRMLILSDEEL encoded by the exons atgaGTAATGCCACACGTGCTGTGCCCTCTCCCGTGGCACCTGGCACgccagggcctggcacagcagccaggctggcctCAGCCCCGCCATTCTCAGCTGTTGCCCTGCTTACGGCTGCCCACAACAACTCCCAGGAGAGCCAGCAGCTTTTCCTGACCACgacagcagcacaggccatCTCTGGCATCTTCGTGTGGTCAGCACTCATCGTCACCTTCCACCAG aTCTACACACACCTGAGGAATTACACCATCCCCAAGGAGCAGCGCTACATCATCCGCATCCTCTTCATCGTGCCCGTCTATGCCTTCGACTCCtggctcagcctcctcctcctcggcaGCCACCAGTACTACGTCTACTTCGACTCGGTGCGGGACTGCTACGAAG CTTTTGTGATTTACAGCTTCCTGAGCCTGTGCTTCGAGTACCTCGGAGGGGAGAGCACCATCATGACAGAGATCCGAGGGAAGCCCATTGC GTCCAGCTGCTTTTACGGGACCTGCTGCCTTCAGGGTATGTCCTACTCCATCGGGTTCCTGCGCTTCTGCAAGCAG GCCACGCTGCAGTTCTGCATTGTGAAACCCCTCATGGCAATTGTCACCATCATCCTGCAGGCGTTCGGCAAGTACCACGATGGAGACTTCAA TGTCCACAGTGGATACCTCTACATCACCATCATCTACAACTTCTCCGTCAGCCTGGCCCTTTATGCCCTTTTCCTCTTCTACTTTGCCACCATGGACCTGCTGCGCCCTTTTGAGCCAGTCCTCAAGTTCATCACTATCAAGGCCGTCATCTTCCTCTCCTTCTGGCAAG GGACACTGCTGGCAATCCTGGAGAAATGTGGGGTGATCCCTGAAGTTCAGATCATCGATGGGAaggaggtgggagctgggacagTGGCTGCTGGCTACCAGAACTTCATCATCTGCATTGAAATGTTCTTTGCTTCCATTGCCCTGCGCTACGCATTCACCTGCCACGTGtacagggagaagaaagaaaactcaaCAG CAAACCTCGCCCCGATGCAGAGCATCTCAAGTGGGCTGAAGGAGACCATCAGCCCCCAGGACATTGTGCAGGATgccatccacaacttctctccTGCATACCAGCAGTACACCCAGCAGTCAATGCAGGAGGCAGAGCGCAAACCACCAGGGGAGAACGGGCATGTGGCCTCCAAGATAGAtggacagagcagcaggaagagcaaAAACATTGAAAAGAGAATGCTAATCCTGTCAGATGAGGAGCTGTAG
- the PSMG3 gene encoding proteasome assembly chaperone 3 isoform X1, producing MEASPIVTSKQREEVVHGVPTEVVCTAFSNSVLVVVTQYGKMGTIVYVDPNTIGDNVGRPSLTTKVLLGKDEPLVHVCAKNLVAFVSQEAGNKPVLLAMALKDKTMEGIQALREVIRSCQVW from the exons ATGGAAGCGAGTCCCATCGTGACGTCCAAGCAGCGAGAGGAGGTGGTGCACGGCGTGCCGACGGAGGTGGTGTGCACGGCCTTCTCCAACTCGGTCCTCGTGGTGGTCACTCAGTACGGCAAGATGGGGACCATCGTCTACGTGGACCCCAACACCATCGGCGACAACGTGGGCAGGCCCTCGCTCACCACGAAGGTGCTGCTGGGCAAGGATGAG CCCCTCGTTCATGTTTGTGCCAAAAACCTGGTGGCATTCGTGTCGCAGGAAGCTGGGAACAAACCCGTTCTCCTCGCCATGGCTTTGAAGGACAAAACCATGGAAGGAATACAGGCTCTACGAGAAGTGATCCGAAGTTGCCAAGTGTGGTGA
- the PSMG3 gene encoding proteasome assembly chaperone 3 isoform X2, which yields MEASPIVTSKQREEVVHGVPTEVVCTAFSNSVLVVVTQYGKMGTIVYVDPNTIGDNVGRPSLTTKVLLGKDEVSPSFMFVPKTWWHSCRRKLGTNPFSSPWL from the exons ATGGAAGCGAGTCCCATCGTGACGTCCAAGCAGCGAGAGGAGGTGGTGCACGGCGTGCCGACGGAGGTGGTGTGCACGGCCTTCTCCAACTCGGTCCTCGTGGTGGTCACTCAGTACGGCAAGATGGGGACCATCGTCTACGTGGACCCCAACACCATCGGCGACAACGTGGGCAGGCCCTCGCTCACCACGAAGGTGCTGCTGGGCAAGGATGAGGTGAG CCCCTCGTTCATGTTTGTGCCAAAAACCTGGTGGCATTCGTGTCGCAGGAAGCTGGGAACAAACCCGTTCTCCTCGCCATGGCTTTGA